A window of Mucilaginibacter sp. PAMC 26640 contains these coding sequences:
- a CDS encoding N-acetylmuramoyl-L-alanine amidase: MRKIIYPLLFVAALAVSSCAKKIIPFAATNKVYATQTDSLIAVIQKQDTLTLADSLGKAVASEWVGTVNFNLRKPNYVIIHYTAQDSLAQTLKTFTLVKPQVSAHYVVGKDGRIVHMLNDYLRAWHAGISKWGSISDMNSCSIGIEIDNNGKEAFNPLQVKSLLLLLAQLKKAYNIPANNFIGHQDIAPVRKPDPGILFPWQLLAQKGFGQWQDAVLVPAPENFDTAMALRLIGYDTSNLPAAISAFKRHFVQADDTPVLTPCDMDVLYNVYKKY; the protein is encoded by the coding sequence ATGAGAAAAATCATCTACCCGCTGCTGTTTGTGGCTGCCCTTGCCGTTTCCTCGTGTGCTAAAAAGATTATACCCTTTGCCGCCACCAATAAAGTTTACGCCACCCAAACCGACAGCCTGATAGCGGTTATTCAAAAGCAGGACACACTTACACTGGCAGATAGCCTCGGCAAAGCCGTAGCCAGCGAGTGGGTTGGTACGGTTAACTTTAACCTGCGCAAACCCAACTATGTTATTATACACTATACCGCGCAGGATTCGCTCGCGCAAACGCTCAAAACCTTTACGCTGGTAAAGCCGCAGGTAAGCGCCCATTACGTGGTGGGCAAAGATGGCCGCATTGTACACATGCTGAATGATTACCTGCGTGCCTGGCATGCCGGCATCAGCAAATGGGGCAGCATTAGTGATATGAACAGCTGCTCGATAGGGATTGAGATTGATAACAATGGTAAAGAAGCTTTTAACCCCCTGCAGGTAAAAAGCCTGCTATTGCTGCTGGCACAGCTAAAAAAGGCCTATAATATCCCCGCCAATAACTTTATTGGTCACCAGGACATAGCGCCGGTTCGCAAGCCGGATCCGGGTATATTGTTTCCGTGGCAGCTGCTGGCGCAAAAAGGTTTCGGCCAGTGGCAGGATGCTGTATTGGTACCGGCTCCGGAAAACTTTGATACGGCAATGGCGCTGCGCCTGATTGGTTATGATACCAGCAACCTGCCGGCTGCCATTAGCGCCTTTAAACGCCACTTTGTGCAGGCAGATGATACGCCGGTGCTTACACCGTGTGATATGGATGTGTTGTATAACGTTTATAAGAAATATTAG
- a CDS encoding restriction endonuclease subunit R, which translates to MSVIELGLYEQLINKLIANKLSLLNTESFFIKKAKLDKEEASRYLSLYLSETIKFALNEIKDEDKTLKQIELSNKIIQLLITELPDLGLSDNLIDNEGKILDAVFSKLDTPFADFNDRIKQITPYTRLSQSELFTGNNVGISLESEIKKEILSSDEICWLVSFIKYSGIRIFKDELEEFTNSGRKLRIITTSYMGATDVKAIEFLSNLKNTAIKVSYNSDHERLHAKAYLFLRNTGFTTGYIGSSNISRSALTNGLEWNLKVTSKEINHIIDKFKKTFETYWVDKDFENYEFGKDKPRLIAALKQQRSFDRQGITTFFDLKPFPYQDEILERLQSERIVHERCKNLIVAATGTGKTIVSAFDYRNFKNGNQRARLLFVAHRKEILEQAQQAFQHVLRDANFGELWVDGQEPASYEFVFASVQTLANQIMKLKLSSGFFDFIIIDEVHHIAASSYRPILAHFEPKILLGLTATPERGDGEDILKDFCGVIAAEIRLPEALNRKLLSPFQYFAVSDYVDLSKLSWKNGRYEINELTKLYTEDDRRIGDILKNCEKYLTDIQDVRAIGFCVSIDHARYMAEQFILAGLKADYLTSENSVNRSEIRERLRNKEINYLFVRDIFNEGVDIPEIDTVLFLRPTESLTIFLQQLGRGLRIASNKDCLTVLDFVGNARPEYDFEHKFRALVGKTQTSIIKEIEDDFPHLPLGCSIVLEKKAKEVILKNINAAIGFNRKQLVIKIQNFKHQSTLPLNLKNFIEFQHIELQLIYKKGSWKRLCTEANVIPNFIEPNEVEITGCIKRLLRCNSMVYLKFIKDLIVDDFNIHNLNDEKNLMLLMLHYDIWQKAGPMLDFVSLEASFNQVAKNPTMLAEFVEITDYLMSKIDFVERKFELDIPMPLRIHSRYNRGEILVATGMHKFDKASSNREGVAENKELNIESLFITLKKSEKEYSPSTLYDDYAINEYLFHWQSQNATSPTSSKGLSYINHNSKDKKILLFVREQNDDQYGFTMPYVFLGEANYIKSNGTKPMNVEWQLCEPMPAYLWKESGKLAIG; encoded by the coding sequence ATGTCGGTAATTGAATTAGGCCTGTACGAACAATTGATAAACAAGCTCATCGCTAACAAATTAAGCTTATTAAATACCGAATCCTTTTTTATTAAGAAAGCTAAACTCGACAAGGAAGAGGCATCAAGATATCTGAGTTTATACTTGTCTGAGACAATTAAATTTGCTCTCAATGAAATTAAAGATGAGGACAAAACGCTCAAACAAATTGAGCTTTCAAACAAAATAATTCAGCTACTCATAACCGAACTCCCTGATTTAGGATTATCGGATAATTTAATCGATAATGAGGGAAAAATCCTTGATGCCGTTTTTTCAAAATTAGATACCCCCTTTGCAGATTTTAATGATCGAATTAAACAAATCACTCCGTACACTCGCCTAAGTCAGAGCGAATTATTTACTGGAAACAACGTTGGCATTTCGTTAGAAAGTGAAATTAAGAAAGAAATTCTTTCATCGGATGAAATTTGCTGGTTGGTATCCTTTATAAAATACTCCGGTATAAGAATTTTCAAGGACGAGTTAGAGGAGTTCACAAACAGTGGCAGGAAATTAAGAATCATTACAACTTCTTATATGGGAGCAACTGATGTAAAAGCGATTGAATTTCTTTCAAATTTAAAGAACACGGCAATTAAAGTCTCCTATAATTCCGATCATGAACGGTTACATGCTAAAGCATATTTATTTCTAAGGAACACCGGTTTTACAACTGGCTATATTGGTTCGTCAAATATTTCAAGATCAGCGCTCACAAATGGCTTAGAATGGAACCTAAAGGTGACATCAAAAGAAATTAACCACATCATTGATAAATTTAAAAAAACCTTTGAAACTTATTGGGTAGATAAAGATTTCGAAAACTATGAATTTGGCAAAGATAAACCAAGGCTTATAGCAGCTTTAAAACAACAACGATCCTTCGACAGACAAGGCATAACTACCTTTTTTGATTTGAAGCCTTTTCCTTACCAAGACGAAATTCTGGAAAGATTACAGTCAGAAAGGATAGTACACGAAAGATGTAAAAACTTAATTGTTGCCGCTACAGGAACAGGAAAAACTATAGTTTCTGCTTTCGATTATCGCAATTTCAAAAATGGAAATCAACGAGCGCGGCTACTTTTTGTAGCCCATAGAAAAGAAATTTTAGAACAAGCACAACAAGCTTTTCAACACGTATTGAGAGACGCAAACTTTGGCGAATTATGGGTTGATGGACAGGAGCCTGCCAGTTATGAATTTGTTTTTGCCTCAGTTCAAACGTTAGCTAATCAAATCATGAAGTTAAAATTAAGTTCAGGATTTTTTGATTTTATTATAATAGATGAGGTACACCATATTGCAGCATCAAGTTACCGACCTATTTTGGCCCATTTCGAACCAAAGATATTGCTCGGCTTAACTGCTACGCCAGAGCGTGGAGATGGCGAGGATATTTTGAAAGATTTTTGCGGCGTAATTGCTGCTGAAATTAGATTGCCAGAAGCTCTTAACAGAAAACTACTTTCGCCGTTTCAATATTTCGCCGTATCAGATTATGTTGATTTATCTAAACTCTCTTGGAAAAACGGGAGATATGAAATCAATGAACTTACAAAACTTTACACTGAAGATGATCGGCGAATTGGAGATATCTTAAAAAACTGCGAAAAATATCTAACCGACATTCAGGATGTTAGAGCAATAGGTTTCTGTGTAAGTATAGATCACGCCAGATATATGGCGGAGCAGTTCATATTAGCCGGCCTGAAGGCAGATTATTTGACAAGTGAAAATTCAGTTAATCGATCAGAGATAAGGGAAAGACTTCGCAATAAAGAAATCAACTATTTATTCGTTAGAGATATTTTCAATGAAGGCGTAGATATACCAGAAATAGATACAGTGCTTTTTTTAAGGCCGACGGAAAGTTTAACAATCTTCCTACAACAATTAGGAAGAGGACTGAGGATTGCTTCGAATAAAGACTGTTTAACAGTTTTAGATTTTGTGGGTAACGCAAGACCAGAATACGATTTTGAACATAAATTCAGAGCGTTGGTTGGTAAAACTCAAACATCTATCATTAAAGAAATTGAAGATGACTTCCCACATTTACCTTTGGGTTGCTCTATCGTATTAGAAAAAAAGGCAAAGGAAGTAATACTAAAAAATATAAACGCAGCCATTGGCTTCAATCGAAAGCAACTTGTCATCAAAATTCAAAACTTCAAACATCAGTCAACACTACCACTAAACTTAAAAAACTTCATCGAATTCCAGCACATTGAATTGCAATTAATTTACAAAAAAGGCAGTTGGAAGCGGCTTTGTACGGAGGCAAACGTAATTCCAAACTTTATCGAACCTAACGAAGTTGAAATTACTGGATGCATCAAGCGATTATTGAGATGCAATTCGATGGTGTACCTCAAATTCATCAAAGATTTAATTGTAGATGATTTTAACATCCACAATCTGAATGATGAAAAGAATCTAATGTTATTAATGCTTCATTACGATATTTGGCAAAAGGCTGGCCCGATGTTAGATTTTGTTTCATTGGAGGCAAGCTTTAATCAGGTTGCCAAAAACCCAACGATGTTGGCTGAATTTGTTGAAATCACGGACTACCTCATGTCCAAAATAGATTTTGTGGAGAGAAAGTTTGAGTTGGATATCCCAATGCCATTACGGATACACAGCCGATATAACAGAGGCGAAATATTGGTAGCAACAGGTATGCACAAATTTGATAAAGCTTCGTCGAATCGAGAAGGAGTAGCTGAAAATAAAGAATTAAATATCGAATCACTATTTATCACATTAAAAAAGTCGGAGAAAGAGTATTCGCCATCAACGCTTTACGATGATTACGCAATTAATGAATATCTTTTTCATTGGCAATCTCAAAACGCAACATCACCAACCTCCTCTAAAGGTCTATCTTACATAAATCACAATTCGAAAGACAAGAAAATTTTGCTATTCGTCCGCGAGCAAAACGATGATCAATATGGCTTTACCATGCCTTATGTGTTTTTGGGAGAAGCCAATTATATAAAATCGAATGGAACTAAACCGATGAATGTAGAGTGGCAGTTGTGTGAACCTATGCCTGCATATCTTTGGAAAGAAAGCGGTAAATTAGCAATTGGATAA
- a CDS encoding CoA-binding protein, whose product MADKKTLILGATPDASRYAYLAANRLISYGHPIVNVGIKTGEVAGVPIEKPETIHTDIDTITLYVGPQNQPPLYDYILNTNPKRIIFNPGTENSDLRRMAKERGIETDYACTLVLLSIGQY is encoded by the coding sequence ATGGCTGATAAAAAAACACTCATATTAGGCGCTACGCCAGATGCTAGCCGCTACGCTTACCTGGCTGCTAACCGCTTAATCAGTTACGGGCATCCTATTGTAAACGTAGGCATCAAAACCGGCGAAGTAGCAGGTGTACCTATTGAAAAACCGGAAACTATCCATACCGATATTGATACCATAACGCTGTATGTTGGTCCGCAAAACCAGCCGCCATTGTACGATTATATATTGAACACCAACCCCAAACGGATCATCTTTAACCCAGGCACCGAAAACAGCGACCTCCGCCGCATGGCCAAAGAACGTGGCATCGAAACGGATTACGCCTGTACGCTGGTGCTGTTGAGCATAGGTCAGTATTAG
- a CDS encoding RNA polymerase subunit sigma-24, which yields MPQDKNSHIIQTITAYGKSLLGFIRRRVRSDADAEDILQDVWYQFSNVINSEPIEQTSAWLYRVARNKILDKHKKHTETLLDDMLPDNGEDGDDAPDFQAILMSETRTPETEYIRNLFWEELFTALDELPEQQRQVFIWQELEDVPFDEIAKRTGENINTLVSRKRYAVLHLRKRLKQLYNEINDY from the coding sequence ATGCCCCAGGATAAAAACAGCCATATCATACAAACCATTACGGCGTATGGTAAAAGCTTGCTGGGCTTTATCCGCCGCAGGGTGAGGAGTGATGCCGATGCCGAAGACATTCTGCAGGATGTATGGTACCAGTTCAGTAATGTGATCAATTCTGAACCTATCGAGCAAACCAGCGCCTGGCTGTACCGCGTTGCCCGCAATAAAATTTTAGATAAACATAAAAAGCATACCGAAACGCTGCTGGACGATATGCTGCCTGATAACGGTGAGGATGGCGACGATGCGCCGGATTTCCAGGCGATACTGATGAGCGAAACCCGTACGCCGGAAACCGAGTATATTCGCAACCTGTTTTGGGAAGAGCTTTTTACAGCGCTGGATGAATTGCCCGAGCAGCAGCGGCAGGTGTTCATTTGGCAGGAGCTGGAGGACGTACCTTTTGATGAAATTGCCAAACGTACGGGTGAAAACATCAATACGCTGGTATCGCGCAAGCGCTACGCGGTGCTGCATTTACGCAAGCGGTTAAAGCAATTGTATAATGAAATTAATGATTATTGA
- a CDS encoding metal-dependent hydrolase — protein sequence MTDEQMRYPIGNFVAPVSYIIEDKRKWISDLHSLPGKVRNAIMPLNDAQLDTPYRTGGWTLRQVVHHLADSHMNSLVRFKLALTENSPTIKPYEEADWALLPDYRLPVESSLKMLEGIHIHMVALFESFTENEWDRSFIHPASGDTVTLNKGLALYAWHSRHHLAHLTETIKKF from the coding sequence ATGACAGACGAGCAGATGCGTTACCCCATTGGTAATTTTGTAGCCCCCGTATCCTATATTATAGAAGATAAGCGCAAATGGATCAGCGACCTGCACAGCCTGCCCGGCAAGGTGCGCAATGCCATTATGCCGCTGAATGACGCGCAGCTGGATACCCCCTACCGCACCGGCGGCTGGACCTTGCGACAAGTGGTACACCATTTGGCCGATAGCCACATGAATTCGCTGGTGCGCTTTAAGCTGGCACTTACCGAAAACAGCCCCACTATAAAACCTTATGAAGAAGCCGACTGGGCCCTGCTGCCTGACTATCGCCTGCCGGTAGAATCATCTTTAAAAATGCTGGAGGGGATCCACATCCACATGGTGGCACTTTTTGAAAGCTTTACCGAAAACGAATGGGACCGCAGCTTTATACACCCCGCATCTGGCGATACGGTAACACTGAATAAAGGGCTTGCGCTTTATGCCTGGCACAGCCGCCACCATTTGGCGCACCTAACCGAAACGATTAAAAAGTTTTAA
- a CDS encoding tRNA-binding protein, whose translation METISWNDFEKVELRAGTILEASDFPEARKPAYKLRVDFGPLGIMQSSAQITKHYTKEELPGRQILGVVNFPKKQIANFMSEFLVTGLADENGDIVLTAIDKPVPNGSKLI comes from the coding sequence ATGGAAACCATCAGCTGGAACGATTTTGAAAAGGTAGAGTTGCGTGCGGGTACCATCCTGGAAGCGTCAGATTTTCCGGAGGCACGGAAGCCTGCTTATAAGCTCCGGGTGGACTTTGGCCCGCTGGGGATTATGCAATCCAGCGCGCAGATCACTAAACACTACACTAAAGAAGAGCTGCCGGGCAGGCAGATCCTGGGCGTTGTGAATTTCCCAAAAAAGCAGATCGCCAATTTTATGTCGGAGTTTTTGGTAACCGGCCTGGCTGATGAGAACGGCGACATTGTGCTGACTGCTATTGATAAACCGGTACCAAACGGAAGCAAACTGATTTAA
- a CDS encoding tRNA-specific adenosine deaminase, translating into MRYYNFGEEPAISPDEFFMKEALKEARLALQEDEIPIGAVVVCKGQIIGRGHNLTERLNDVSAHAEMQALTAAANFMGGKYLPECTLYVTLEPCVMCAGASYWFQVGKIVFGAYDAQRGFGRLNQKITHPKTVVTGGIFENECSQLVKDFFKSKR; encoded by the coding sequence ATGAGATACTATAATTTCGGCGAAGAGCCCGCAATATCGCCCGATGAATTCTTTATGAAAGAGGCTTTGAAAGAAGCGCGGCTGGCCCTGCAGGAAGATGAAATTCCTATTGGCGCGGTGGTGGTATGTAAAGGGCAGATCATCGGCAGGGGCCATAACCTTACCGAGCGGCTGAATGATGTATCGGCGCATGCCGAAATGCAGGCGCTTACTGCTGCAGCCAATTTTATGGGCGGTAAATACTTGCCGGAGTGTACGCTGTATGTTACGCTGGAACCCTGCGTAATGTGTGCCGGCGCATCCTACTGGTTCCAGGTAGGGAAGATAGTTTTTGGGGCCTACGATGCCCAGCGCGGTTTCGGCAGGCTCAATCAAAAGATCACCCACCCAAAAACGGTTGTAACGGGTGGCATTTTCGAGAACGAATGTTCGCAGCTGGTGAAGGATTTTTTTAAATCGAAGAGATAG
- a CDS encoding superoxide dismutase has translation MAFTLPALSYATDALEPHIDKATMEIHHGKHHQAYVTNLNKALEGKPEADAKIEDIIKNISKFPPAVRNNGGGHYNHTMFWTLLSPSGGGEPTGALADAIKSTFGSFADFKTKVSEAGATRFGSGWAWLIVTADKKLAVTSTPNQDNPLMDIAEVKGTPILGIDVWEHAYYLKYQNRRPDYLAAIWNVINWAHVSELYTKAIA, from the coding sequence ATGGCATTTACACTACCGGCGTTATCTTACGCTACTGATGCATTAGAACCGCATATTGATAAAGCTACTATGGAAATTCACCATGGCAAGCACCACCAGGCTTATGTTACCAACTTAAACAAAGCTTTGGAAGGTAAACCAGAAGCAGATGCGAAAATCGAAGACATCATTAAAAACATCTCTAAGTTTCCGCCTGCTGTACGTAATAATGGTGGTGGTCACTATAACCACACTATGTTCTGGACTTTGTTATCTCCAAGCGGTGGTGGCGAGCCAACAGGCGCATTAGCCGATGCGATCAAAAGCACGTTCGGTTCATTTGCTGATTTCAAAACTAAAGTATCTGAAGCTGGTGCAACCCGTTTCGGTTCGGGCTGGGCATGGTTAATTGTTACTGCTGATAAAAAACTGGCTGTAACTTCAACCCCTAACCAGGATAACCCTCTAATGGATATTGCTGAAGTAAAAGGCACACCGATTTTAGGTATTGATGTTTGGGAACATGCTTACTACTTAAAATACCAAAACCGTCGCCCTGATTATTTGGCGGCTATCTGGAATGTAATTAACTGGGCACACGTGTCTGAGTTATACACTAAAGCAATCGCTTAA